GGGAAAACCTGGTAGCTTACAGCTTCATTGCGCCGAACTTTATTGGATTTGCCGTGTTTACACTGGTACCCATGTTTTTTGCCTTTATCCTTGCTTTTGTGAAATGGGACGGGGCCAATCCAATGAAGTTTATTGGGCTAGACAATTTCACCCGGCTCATCAAAGATATAACATTTCATAAAGCGTTATGGAATACCATTGTCTACACCATCGGTGTTGTACCGTTCACTATGATTGTAGCGCTAGCACTAGCGATTCTACTTAATCAGAAGATAATGGCTCGTAATTTCATGAGAACCGTATTCTTTTTCCCTTATGTAGCATCCTTAGTAGCTGTTGCTGCTGTATGGAACTTTATCTTCAGCCCTACGATGGGGCCGGTCAACAATATTCTACATACCCTTACCGGTATTCCGCTGGAGGATCTTCCCCGCTGGGCGGCGGATAAACACTGGGCAATGTTCACAGTAATACTGTTCACTGTGTGGAAAAACATGGGTTATTACATGGTCATTTACTTGGCAGGTCTTCAGGGGATTAACCCTGAATTGTATGAGGCTGCTGAGCTAGATGGGGCCAACGCCTGGAGAAGATTCCGTAATGTGACGGTTCCTCAGCTAGCGCCAACATCCTTCTTTGTTCTGATGATTTTGGTCATCAATTCGTTCAAAGTCTACGATATCTTTATCAACCTATTTGCCGGCGCTGATAACCAGTTGAACGATTCTACAAGAGTTATGGTTTATCAAATCTACAATACGGCGTTCCGTTCGCTTGATTACGGATATGCCAGCGCCATGGCCATTGTATTGTTTCTGCTGGTACTTGGCATCACCATCGTCCAGTTCCGCGGCGAGAAGAAATACGGACAATAGGAGGATTCAAAAGATATGGTGGGTACAAATAAAGGAATTAGAATCGGCACGATGGTGCTAGTGTATATTTTGTTGTTTGCGACAGTGCTCTGCATGCTTGTTCCTTATATATGGATGTTGTCTTCTTCCCTCAAGCTGAACAAGGATGTGTTCTCGTTCCCGATGCAATGGATTCCGGCGAATCCGCGCTGGGAGAATTTCGTGGATATTTGGACCCGTATTCCACTGGATCGATTTATTTATAACACGGCGAAATTATCAATTATCGTAACGATTTTGCAGCTGTTGACTTCAAGCTTTGCTGCCTATGCATTCTCCAAATTGCATTTCAGAGGGAAGAATGTTTTGTTCCTTGGATATATCGCTACGATTGCAATTCCTTGGCAGGCTTATATGGTGCCGCAATTTATCTTGATGCGTTACATGGGACTTAACAATACCCATTTAGCAATCATTCTGCTACAGGCATTCTCGGCTTTTGGAGTATTTCTGATGCGCCAGTTCTATCAAGGAGTCCCAGATGAATTATGCGAGGCGGCACGAATCGATGGCTTGAGCGAATATGGGATTTGGGCGAGAATCATGTTGCCACTATCCAAGCCGGCCTTGTCTACATTGACGATTTTTACCTTTGTTGCTACATGGAACGATTTCTTGGGGCCAATGATTTATTTGACGGATACGAAACTCAAGACCATTCAAATAGGACTAAGAATGTTCATCTCGCAATATTCGGCCGAGTATGGACTGATTATGGCGGCAAGTGTGGTTTCTATTATCCCGGTAGTAATTGTTTTCCTGGCTTTGCAAAAATACTTTGTGCAAGGTGTTGCAGCATCTGGTATTAAAGGCTAGAAAGTATGGAATCTGGCAGTTGTAGTCATCGCATGCTGCCAGTTTTTTTTAGCTTATTAATGAAATGAATGCGCTTTCTTTATGTGTTGCCGAGAGGCGATTTATAGCAAAAGGAGGATTAAAGAATGAATAGAAAACACTCCGTTAGAAAAAAGCTGTTCTCAATGATGATGACCTCTGCACTTGTAGTTGGAATGTTTCCGGCTCTCCAAATGCCGTCTGTATCTGCAGCTACCGTGGATACTTTCTTTGCAGCCGCCTATATGGGGGCGAAGACATCTTCTGGCACTACCTTGCCTGCTAGCATAGACATTGGAGGCCAGTCTGAGACTGTGAAATGGAATATTGGTGAAGATACCTTTGCCGTTCCTTATGACACAGTGACAGTCACGGGTACAGCGAATGGTGTGCCGGTTGTTGCCAGTGTAGAAGTTATTCCATCATCAAGCAATCCATTGATTTACTTTGTGGACAGCGGCAGGGGAGGCGATTCCGTAGGGAATGGTCCTACTACTTCGCCGCTGTATGAAGCAGTCAAAACGTTGTCCGGCAGCGCTTTGCTCAACCAGTTGCCGGATCAGAAATATGTCAGCGGAACGACGGCCTGGGGATTTGATGATTCCATAAACAAGGTGAAGAACTCCAAAGACGGAGGACTTACCGATCCTGCTACTGATCCATCCATATGGACAGTAGGACTTCGTGCCGACCCTGCTAGCAATCATATCGTTTACAAATTAAAAGCGCCTGAAGCAGGAACCTATACACTCAGTAGTGGTTTCCATGATTGGTATGGCAGCCGCACTCGGGTAATACAGCCTCAGATCGAGTATAAGGATACAAATGGAGCAACAAAGATGCTCTCGTTTGCACTATTTAATACCAATGTGACACAGCTTATTTCCGGTGAATTCACGATTCCCGGTGATATCGACGCTAGTAGCCCCATGACATTGACCTATGCCTATGTCTCCGGTGAGAAGCCTATCTTGAGCTGGTTCGCCGTTGCCAAGGGAGGGATTCAGAAAGAGATCGAAGATACTCGGCAGACTGCAGCTTCTATGGTCAAGGTTCTGCTCGACGGCAACGATATTAAAGCGGAAAACGTCAACGGCCTCACGTTTAAGGGATTTGGCGTACTAAGTGCCAACAGCACCAGTGCCCTGTTGATGGATTATAAGGCTGAGCATCCGGATGCTTACGCAGAAATGCTGCAGATTCTGTTCGGTGGAGATCATCCCATCATGACACATGTGAAAATCGAGATGGGTAATGACCGCAATAACTC
This Paenibacillus sp. FSL R5-0345 DNA region includes the following protein-coding sequences:
- a CDS encoding carbohydrate ABC transporter permease, whose protein sequence is MQNETILGTKKIPKRHLSKGVRENLVAYSFIAPNFIGFAVFTLVPMFFAFILAFVKWDGANPMKFIGLDNFTRLIKDITFHKALWNTIVYTIGVVPFTMIVALALAILLNQKIMARNFMRTVFFFPYVASLVAVAAVWNFIFSPTMGPVNNILHTLTGIPLEDLPRWAADKHWAMFTVILFTVWKNMGYYMVIYLAGLQGINPELYEAAELDGANAWRRFRNVTVPQLAPTSFFVLMILVINSFKVYDIFINLFAGADNQLNDSTRVMVYQIYNTAFRSLDYGYASAMAIVLFLLVLGITIVQFRGEKKYGQ
- a CDS encoding carbohydrate ABC transporter permease — its product is MVGTNKGIRIGTMVLVYILLFATVLCMLVPYIWMLSSSLKLNKDVFSFPMQWIPANPRWENFVDIWTRIPLDRFIYNTAKLSIIVTILQLLTSSFAAYAFSKLHFRGKNVLFLGYIATIAIPWQAYMVPQFILMRYMGLNNTHLAIILLQAFSAFGVFLMRQFYQGVPDELCEAARIDGLSEYGIWARIMLPLSKPALSTLTIFTFVATWNDFLGPMIYLTDTKLKTIQIGLRMFISQYSAEYGLIMAASVVSIIPVVIVFLALQKYFVQGVAASGIKG